In Brachypodium distachyon strain Bd21 chromosome 2, Brachypodium_distachyon_v3.0, whole genome shotgun sequence, one genomic interval encodes:
- the LOC100843145 gene encoding protein TsetseEP-like, whose protein sequence is MAMRGHSVLLCLLAVVVGAGCVQPMMARPAGPESRQNPNPQVQFGPQRKLQQVPDPNPQPIPLPNPQPLPNPNPQPQPQPLPKPDPNPQPQPLPKPDPTTQPLPLPQPNPNPQPQPLPQPDPNAPPLPLPQPDPNAPPLPLPQPLPQPDPNAPPLPLPQPLPQPNPNAPPLPLPLPLPQPGPSSNPQSLPMPLPDSNTSGRQSNVLRGPQPLSNGGAGALYSWGTKYIHILFIGLVLYHGFV, encoded by the coding sequence ATGGCGATGCGTGGCCACTCAGTCCTGCTGTGCCTCCTTGCGGTTGTGGTCGGCGCAGGATGCGTGCAGCCGATGATGGCTAGGCCCGCCGGGCCTGAGTCCCGCCAGAACCCAAACCCACAGGTGCAGTTTGGCCCGCAGCGGAAGTTGCAGCAGGTCCCAGACCCAAACCCACAGCCGATTCCACTACCGAACCCGCAGCCGCTGCCAAACCCAAATCCACAGCCGCAACCGCAGCCTCTGCCGAAGCCAGACCCAAACCCACAGCCACAACCTCTGCCCAAACCAGACCCAACCACGCAACCTCTGCCTTTACCACAACCAAATCCAAACCCACAGCCACAGCCTTTGCCACAACCAGATCCAAACGCACCGCCACTTCCTCTACCACAGCCAGATCCAAACGCACCGCCACTTCCTCTGCCACAGCCTTTGCCACAACCAGATCCAAACGCACCGCCACTACCTCTGCCACAGCCTTTGCCACAACCAAACCCAAACGCGCCGCCACTACCTCTGCCACTACCTCTGCCACAGCCAGGCCCAAGCTCTAATCCGCAGTCACTTCCAATGCCATTGCCAGATTCAAACACATCGGGGCGACAATCTAACGTACTGCGGGGACCACAACCACTTTCGAACGGTGGAGCCGGAGCTTTATATTCGTGGGGCACCAAGTACATACACATACTTTTCATAGGCTTAGTATTGTACCACGGCTTTGTTTAG